One window of Bacillus alkalicellulosilyticus genomic DNA carries:
- a CDS encoding transcription repressor NadR, whose translation MTGKRKVLGEERRKLLLHWLLETTEPITGNDFADRTNVSRQVIVQDISILKAKNHPIIATAQGYMYLKKDTRYIQKVIACQHSPAETEAELTILVDHGVTIKDVMVEHPVYGDITGSLMIANRRDIKSFIEKITSTGATLLSELTDGVHLHTIEGSSEEQLTEAIQALRNAGYLLKAT comes from the coding sequence ATGACGGGGAAACGAAAAGTATTAGGAGAAGAACGAAGAAAGCTACTTTTACATTGGTTACTTGAAACGACAGAACCGATTACAGGGAATGATTTTGCTGATAGAACAAACGTGAGCCGACAAGTGATTGTCCAAGACATTTCAATTTTAAAAGCTAAAAATCACCCTATCATTGCAACTGCCCAAGGATATATGTACTTAAAAAAAGATACTCGTTACATTCAAAAAGTCATCGCTTGCCAGCACTCACCGGCTGAAACGGAAGCTGAATTAACCATTTTAGTTGACCATGGGGTTACAATTAAGGATGTTATGGTAGAACACCCGGTTTATGGTGACATCACGGGCTCACTGATGATTGCAAATCGTCGAGATATCAAATCGTTCATCGAAAAAATCACCAGTACAGGAGCCACTCTTTTATCCGAACTAACAGATGGAGTCCATCTCCACACTATTGAAGGTTCCTCTGAAGAACAGTTGACCGAAGCTATCCAAGCCCTCCGTAACGCAGGCTATCTTCTAAAAGCGACATAG
- the hemY gene encoding protoporphyrinogen oxidase encodes MGGQKKRVAIIGAGITGLTVAYYLQEEIKNNHLNVEYSLFEASKDLGGKIQTDYTDGFIIEKGPDSFLERKQSAARLARAVGLEKELVNNDTGQAYILKEKQLYPIPGGSIMGVPTELTPFATTKLFSPLGKLRAAGDLVLPKKSDPVQDQSLGEFFRGRLGDEVVDYLIEPLLSGIYAGDIDKLSLMATFPQFHQIEQKHRSLILGMKKGKAKQPSTGKKKGMFMSLTGGLYSLVEAIENHLDPYSVLKETVVDHVEKENGGYKVSYQGKQEWFDYVVLTTPHLVTKDILSSYSFSEKLTEMPSTSVATVAMAYPIEAIKDDRDGTGFVVAKKGEYDITACTWTHKKWKHTTPEGKALLRCYVGRFGDEDIVFESDEEILNRVLKDLKSIITIDGQPEFYRITRWKQAMPQYIVGHKKRIEEVKEEIRTKFPGLFLAGASYEGLGIPDCIDQGEEVVKQILEQTTKQ; translated from the coding sequence GTGGGAGGTCAGAAGAAGCGAGTTGCCATTATTGGTGCTGGAATCACAGGCCTTACTGTAGCTTATTACTTGCAGGAAGAAATCAAAAACAACCACCTAAACGTTGAATATTCCTTGTTTGAGGCAAGCAAGGACCTTGGTGGAAAAATTCAAACGGATTATACGGATGGATTCATCATTGAAAAAGGACCGGACTCTTTTCTTGAACGAAAACAAAGTGCAGCCAGGCTAGCAAGAGCTGTTGGTCTTGAAAAAGAGCTTGTCAATAATGACACCGGTCAAGCGTATATCCTTAAGGAGAAACAATTGTATCCGATTCCTGGTGGTTCTATTATGGGGGTTCCAACTGAATTAACTCCGTTTGCCACAACAAAGCTTTTTTCGCCATTAGGAAAGCTTCGAGCTGCTGGTGATTTAGTGTTGCCAAAAAAGAGTGACCCTGTACAAGACCAATCATTAGGTGAATTTTTTAGAGGGCGACTTGGAGATGAAGTGGTGGATTATTTAATTGAACCTCTTCTTTCAGGAATTTACGCTGGTGATATTGATAAACTTAGTTTAATGGCAACATTTCCGCAATTTCATCAGATTGAACAAAAACACCGTAGTCTAATTTTAGGGATGAAAAAAGGGAAGGCCAAGCAACCGAGTACGGGAAAGAAAAAAGGGATGTTTATGTCTTTAACAGGCGGTCTGTATTCTCTAGTTGAAGCAATCGAAAATCATTTGGACCCTTATTCTGTTTTAAAAGAAACGGTTGTTGACCATGTGGAAAAAGAAAACGGTGGCTATAAAGTCTCCTATCAAGGTAAACAGGAATGGTTTGACTATGTAGTCTTGACGACTCCTCACCTTGTAACAAAAGATATCCTATCTTCGTATAGCTTTAGCGAAAAATTAACGGAGATGCCTTCGACGTCCGTAGCAACAGTTGCCATGGCCTATCCAATTGAAGCAATTAAAGATGACCGTGATGGAACTGGTTTTGTCGTTGCTAAAAAAGGTGAGTATGATATCACAGCTTGTACATGGACACATAAAAAATGGAAACATACAACACCAGAAGGAAAGGCATTACTTCGTTGCTATGTTGGTCGATTTGGGGATGAAGACATTGTTTTTGAAAGTGACGAAGAAATCCTAAATCGAGTTTTAAAGGATTTAAAGTCAATTATAACGATTGATGGTCAACCTGAATTTTACCGAATTACAAGATGGAAACAAGCGATGCCCCAATATATAGTTGGTCATAAAAAACGTATAGAGGAAGTAAAAGAAGAAATAAGAACAAAATTCCCTGGTCTCTTTTTAGCTGGGGCTTCGTATGAAGGATTAGGAATTCCGGACTGTATTGACCAAGGGGAAGAAGTAGTAAAACAAATTCTTGAGCAAACTACGAAGCAATGA
- the nadB gene encoding L-aspartate oxidase, whose product MTITQVADVIIIGSGLAGLMAAEILSTHKNVIIITKSNVECSNSSMAQGGIAAAIDKEDSWSDHFFDTIVAGSFHNNEAVTKLLVQKGPEMIEKLIELGVNFDRDNDGNYSLGKEGAHQRRRILHAGGDATGKELVTKLIERVKKHTTIIEHETAIDLLVSNTGCYGVITHTQNEQEKIYLAPHTILATGGAGQLYEVTSNCEQVTGDGMALAYRAGALLADMEFIQFHPTMLVKDGKAYGLVSEAVRGEGARLLTEQGTYLMDGKHEQMDLAPRDVVARAIFEQLSLGKPLFLDISSIPDFQSRFPSVTELCIKAGLEIEDGRIPVAPGAHFMMGGVVTDEQGQTTVPGLYAIGEVARTGVHGANRLASNSLLEGIVFASELASFILSANRLKAPLVVLSNRDELKARDFELPNVYEIQGLMSQFVGIVRNKQGLETALQWVKSYEKAIWNNQEYRLKIDEKTICNMLTVCYFIISAALERTESRGGHFRSDAPQLDSEWLQKSLYWSNRQTNPVHDVQLKDDCKPMVGVKS is encoded by the coding sequence ATGACAATAACACAGGTAGCAGATGTGATCATCATTGGAAGTGGCCTGGCGGGGTTAATGGCAGCTGAGATTCTTTCTACGCATAAGAATGTGATAATTATCACAAAGTCAAATGTAGAATGTAGTAATTCTTCAATGGCTCAAGGTGGAATAGCGGCTGCAATTGACAAAGAAGACAGTTGGAGTGACCACTTTTTCGATACAATTGTGGCCGGAAGTTTTCATAATAACGAAGCAGTGACGAAACTTCTCGTGCAAAAAGGGCCAGAAATGATTGAGAAATTAATTGAGCTCGGTGTAAACTTTGACCGTGACAATGATGGAAACTATTCCCTCGGAAAAGAAGGTGCTCATCAACGAAGAAGAATCCTTCATGCTGGCGGTGATGCGACTGGCAAGGAGCTAGTGACTAAATTAATTGAACGAGTCAAAAAACATACAACAATCATTGAACATGAAACAGCAATCGACCTTTTAGTATCGAATACGGGCTGTTATGGTGTCATAACACATACACAAAACGAGCAAGAGAAAATATACCTTGCTCCGCACACGATTTTAGCTACTGGCGGAGCAGGACAGCTATATGAAGTGACATCCAATTGTGAGCAGGTAACTGGCGATGGAATGGCACTAGCATACCGAGCTGGAGCACTTCTTGCTGATATGGAATTTATTCAATTTCATCCAACGATGTTAGTCAAGGACGGAAAAGCATATGGGCTTGTATCGGAGGCAGTTCGTGGCGAGGGGGCTAGACTTCTTACTGAGCAAGGCACTTATCTAATGGATGGCAAGCATGAACAAATGGACTTGGCACCAAGAGATGTTGTAGCTAGAGCTATTTTTGAACAATTATCCTTAGGCAAACCTTTATTTCTTGATATCTCATCAATTCCTGATTTTCAGTCTAGGTTTCCATCTGTTACAGAATTATGTATAAAGGCTGGATTAGAAATAGAAGATGGACGGATTCCTGTTGCCCCTGGCGCTCATTTTATGATGGGAGGAGTCGTAACCGATGAACAAGGTCAAACAACGGTTCCAGGATTATATGCGATAGGAGAAGTGGCCCGAACAGGAGTTCATGGTGCCAATCGCTTAGCAAGCAATTCGTTGCTTGAAGGAATTGTGTTTGCTTCGGAATTAGCATCATTCATTCTTTCTGCTAATCGTCTTAAAGCCCCTTTAGTTGTCCTTTCTAATCGAGACGAATTAAAAGCAAGGGATTTTGAGTTACCTAACGTATACGAGATACAAGGATTGATGTCTCAGTTTGTAGGAATTGTCCGTAATAAGCAGGGGTTAGAAACGGCTCTGCAATGGGTGAAATCTTATGAAAAGGCAATATGGAATAACCAAGAATACAGATTAAAGATTGATGAAAAAACCATTTGTAATATGTTAACGGTTTGTTATTTTATTATTTCTGCAGCTCTTGAACGAACTGAAAGCAGAGGAGGCCATTTCCGTTCCGATGCTCCTCAACTCGATTCAGAATGGTTACAAAAAAGTCTTTACTGGTCAAATCGCCAAACGAATCCTGTTCATGATGTGCAACTTAAAGATGATTGTAAACCTATGGTAGGAGTGAAATCATGA
- the hemE gene encoding uroporphyrinogen decarboxylase codes for MSNPSFNDMFLRACRKESVSHVPVWYMRQAGRSQPEYREIKEKYSLFEITHQPELCAYVTKLPVDQYNNDAAILYKDIMTPLPAIGVDVEIKSGIGPVIDNPIRSKQDVEKLGEIDPVSDVPYVLDTIKLLREQLTVPLISFSGAPFTLASYMIEGGPSKNYNKTKAFMYAEPEAWYLLMEKLGDMTITYVKEQIKAGAQAIQIFDSWVGTLNVEDYRTFVKPIMSRIFTELAEENVPLIMFGVGASHLLQEWNDLSLNVIGLDWRMPIREARAKGVSKTVQGNLDPAILLAPWDVIEGRTKEILDAGMETPGFIFNLGHGVFPEVNPDTLRRLTAFVHEYTSK; via the coding sequence ATGAGTAACCCCTCGTTCAATGATATGTTTTTAAGAGCCTGTAGAAAGGAAAGCGTCAGTCATGTTCCTGTTTGGTATATGAGACAAGCTGGACGTTCACAGCCTGAATATCGAGAAATCAAAGAAAAATATTCTTTATTTGAAATCACTCATCAGCCCGAGTTATGTGCGTATGTGACTAAGCTGCCGGTGGATCAGTATAACAATGATGCTGCTATTTTATATAAAGATATTATGACTCCTTTACCGGCAATTGGAGTCGATGTAGAAATCAAGTCTGGAATTGGACCGGTTATAGATAACCCGATTCGTTCAAAACAAGATGTTGAAAAGTTAGGAGAAATTGACCCAGTTTCAGATGTACCATATGTACTAGATACGATAAAGCTATTACGCGAACAGTTAACTGTTCCATTAATTAGTTTTAGTGGAGCTCCGTTTACATTAGCGAGCTATATGATCGAAGGGGGACCTTCAAAAAATTATAATAAAACAAAAGCCTTCATGTATGCAGAACCAGAAGCTTGGTACTTATTAATGGAAAAGCTTGGTGATATGACGATTACATATGTTAAAGAACAAATTAAGGCAGGTGCCCAGGCAATTCAAATTTTTGATTCATGGGTAGGTACACTGAACGTTGAGGATTATCGAACATTCGTGAAGCCAATCATGTCACGTATTTTTACAGAACTTGCTGAAGAAAACGTTCCTCTTATTATGTTTGGTGTTGGTGCGAGTCATTTACTACAGGAATGGAATGACCTTTCTTTGAATGTCATCGGACTAGATTGGAGAATGCCAATTCGTGAGGCAAGAGCTAAGGGTGTTTCAAAAACCGTTCAAGGTAATTTAGACCCAGCTATTTTACTTGCTCCTTGGGACGTAATAGAAGGAAGAACAAAGGAAATTCTTGATGCGGGTATGGAAACACCTGGTTTCATTTTTAACTTAGGGCATGGAGTATTTCCAGAAGTAAATCCTGATACGTTACGACGACTAACTGCATTTGTACATGAGTACACATCCAAATAA
- the nadC gene encoding carboxylating nicotinate-nucleotide diphosphorylase yields the protein MNYLQVKQQLQQFFIEDIGSGDISASIFQNQHGTGDFIVKDDGIIAGINIIKEGYHLLDSSIVVRTNYKDGDYVERGTVIATVSGPVASLLTGERVILNLLQRMSGIATLTKQAVIALSSEKTRICDTRKTTPGLRMFEKYAVQCGGGYNHRIGLYDGVMIKDNHIAAAGSISAAVAQVRESLGHMVKIEVETESKEAVLEAVEAKADIIMFDNRSPEEVKQFVELVPSGIVTEASGGIQLSNLADYRFSGVDYISLGFLTHSVKALDISFNVTGGNK from the coding sequence ATGAATTACTTACAAGTGAAACAGCAGTTACAACAATTTTTTATTGAAGATATCGGAAGTGGTGACATTTCAGCATCTATTTTTCAAAACCAGCATGGAACCGGTGATTTTATTGTAAAAGACGATGGTATCATAGCTGGAATTAACATCATCAAGGAAGGATACCACCTGCTCGACTCAAGCATCGTGGTTCGTACAAATTATAAGGATGGGGATTATGTTGAAAGAGGAACAGTTATCGCAACTGTATCTGGTCCTGTCGCCTCTTTACTAACTGGTGAGAGAGTGATCCTCAACTTACTGCAACGTATGAGCGGGATTGCTACACTTACTAAGCAAGCGGTTATTGCTTTATCAAGTGAAAAAACAAGAATATGTGATACGAGAAAGACAACACCAGGTTTGCGTATGTTTGAGAAATATGCTGTACAATGTGGTGGTGGGTATAATCATCGAATTGGGTTATATGATGGTGTGATGATAAAAGACAATCATATCGCAGCTGCAGGAAGCATTTCAGCAGCGGTAGCGCAAGTAAGAGAAAGCTTAGGGCATATGGTGAAAATTGAAGTGGAAACCGAATCTAAAGAAGCTGTTCTAGAAGCGGTAGAGGCAAAAGCAGATATTATTATGTTTGATAACCGTTCCCCGGAAGAAGTGAAGCAATTTGTTGAATTAGTCCCTTCTGGAATTGTGACAGAAGCTTCAGGTGGAATTCAGTTATCTAACCTTGCTGACTATCGTTTTAGTGGAGTTGACTATATATCGCTTGGGTTCTTAACTCATTCGGTGAAAGCACTTGACATAAGTTTTAATGTAACTGGGGGGAATAAATAA
- the hemH gene encoding ferrochelatase, translated as MKKKLGLLVMAYGTPRSIEEVEPYYTHIRRGRKPSQEALDDLIGRYEAIGGISPLAKITEEQAYGLESEMNRRYDDIEFKTYLGLKHIDPFIEDAVHQMKKDGIEEAISLVLAPHYSTFSVKSYNGRAVEESAKIDGPTIHTIDSWYDEPKFIEYWVNQLTKTMKEIEDKEKACVIFSAHSLPEKIIAMGDPYPEQLQKTADLVAEAAGISNYTIGWQSAGNTPDPWIGPDVQDLTRDLYNEKGYTSFVYIPLGFVADHLEVLFDNDYECKIVTDELGVSYYRPEMPNAKPEFIDCLATVVEEKLHQKVVK; from the coding sequence ATGAAAAAGAAACTTGGATTATTGGTTATGGCTTATGGAACGCCAAGAAGTATTGAAGAGGTAGAGCCTTACTATACACACATTAGAAGAGGAAGAAAACCTTCACAAGAAGCCCTCGATGATTTAATTGGAAGGTATGAAGCGATTGGTGGAATTAGTCCATTAGCTAAAATAACGGAAGAACAAGCGTATGGTCTTGAATCCGAAATGAATCGCCGATACGATGATATTGAATTTAAAACATACCTTGGCCTAAAGCACATCGACCCGTTTATTGAAGATGCGGTCCATCAAATGAAAAAAGATGGAATAGAAGAGGCCATTAGTCTTGTTCTTGCGCCCCACTACTCTACTTTTAGTGTGAAGTCGTATAACGGTCGTGCAGTAGAAGAGTCTGCTAAAATAGACGGTCCTACAATACATACAATTGATAGCTGGTATGATGAACCTAAATTTATAGAGTATTGGGTGAACCAACTTACGAAAACGATGAAAGAAATTGAGGATAAAGAAAAAGCATGTGTGATTTTTTCTGCTCATAGTTTACCTGAAAAAATAATCGCTATGGGAGATCCTTATCCAGAACAACTTCAAAAAACTGCTGATTTAGTAGCAGAGGCTGCTGGTATTTCAAATTACACAATTGGATGGCAAAGTGCAGGAAACACACCAGACCCGTGGATTGGACCAGATGTTCAGGATTTAACGAGAGATTTATATAACGAAAAGGGATATACCTCTTTTGTTTATATTCCACTTGGGTTCGTGGCGGACCATTTAGAAGTTCTTTTTGATAACGATTATGAGTGCAAAATCGTAACGGATGAATTAGGAGTATCCTATTACCGTCCTGAAATGCCTAATGCTAAGCCAGAGTTTATTGATTGTTTGGCTACGGTTGTAGAAGAAAAGCTTCATCAGAAAGTAGTGAAATAA
- a CDS encoding Spo0B C-terminal domain-containing protein — MTKKWDDMHELLRHSRHDWLNVIQLIKGNIALKRLDRVEEIINEVINKAQNESKLSDLKIPLLAGELLTINWENHLYETEVEIVGEVLDLSRHEKILKQWCNNLIELFDEISSPSSENHLLITFDLYPKEATITFDFQGKVMNVPLVEEWIVKNKTDGLVIKESSVTSSEVYITVALV, encoded by the coding sequence ATGACGAAAAAGTGGGATGATATGCATGAACTATTGCGCCATTCTCGTCATGATTGGTTGAATGTGATTCAATTGATTAAAGGGAATATCGCATTAAAGCGACTTGACCGAGTGGAAGAAATAATTAATGAGGTCATTAATAAAGCACAAAATGAAAGCAAATTATCAGATTTAAAAATTCCCTTACTAGCTGGAGAATTATTAACGATAAATTGGGAAAACCATTTATATGAGACAGAAGTTGAAATCGTTGGAGAAGTTCTTGATTTGTCTCGACATGAAAAAATATTAAAGCAATGGTGTAACAACCTGATAGAGCTGTTCGACGAGATAAGTAGTCCAAGCAGTGAAAATCACTTGTTGATAACCTTTGATTTGTATCCAAAAGAGGCTACAATTACGTTTGATTTTCAAGGGAAAGTAATGAATGTTCCCCTTGTCGAAGAATGGATAGTAAAAAATAAAACGGACGGACTAGTCATAAAGGAGAGCAGTGTAACTTCTTCTGAAGTATATATAACTGTTGCCTTAGTGTAG
- the pheA gene encoding prephenate dehydratase has translation MKKIGYLGPKGTFTEMAVNAIFASKQAIPYSTIPNCMDAVSAKEVDIAVVPLENAIEGSVNLTLDYIIHKHEIPIVGEVVVPIEQHLLVHPENSANWSGVEVVYSHPHAIAQCHDFLRKVLPKAELKYMNSTGAAAQHVLNHPSEKAAAIANELAASVYQLDTAERCIHDYENNLTRFVILSNDKEEISSPLYFEDKTTMMVTLPADYSGALHQVLSAFAWRKLNLTKIESRPMKTGLGNYLFVIDVDQRMDEVLIPGVIAELEALGCGVRVLGSYPCFTLKKTKDVDKKPVPK, from the coding sequence ATGAAAAAAATAGGCTACTTAGGCCCAAAAGGAACATTCACTGAAATGGCGGTTAATGCCATCTTTGCAAGCAAACAGGCTATACCTTATTCGACAATTCCAAACTGTATGGATGCAGTTTCAGCTAAAGAAGTGGATATCGCTGTTGTCCCCTTAGAAAATGCGATTGAAGGGTCTGTTAACTTAACATTAGATTATATTATTCATAAGCATGAGATTCCTATCGTAGGAGAGGTTGTCGTTCCTATTGAGCAGCACCTTCTCGTTCATCCAGAAAACAGTGCAAATTGGTCTGGGGTAGAGGTTGTCTATTCACATCCACATGCCATCGCCCAATGTCATGATTTTTTAAGGAAAGTCTTACCAAAGGCTGAATTGAAATATATGAACTCTACAGGTGCTGCAGCACAGCATGTCTTAAATCATCCTAGTGAAAAGGCTGCAGCGATTGCAAACGAACTTGCTGCGAGTGTCTATCAATTAGATACTGCTGAGCGATGCATTCATGATTATGAAAATAATCTAACCCGATTTGTCATTTTATCAAATGATAAAGAAGAAATAAGCTCACCGTTGTATTTTGAAGATAAAACAACAATGATGGTGACGTTACCTGCAGACTATTCAGGAGCGCTTCACCAAGTGTTATCTGCTTTTGCTTGGCGGAAGTTAAACTTAACAAAAATTGAGTCAAGACCGATGAAGACAGGCTTAGGTAACTATCTATTTGTAATTGATGTAGACCAACGCATGGATGAAGTACTTATCCCAGGGGTCATTGCTGAGCTAGAAGCATTAGGATGTGGGGTACGAGTATTAGGTAGTTACCCATGCTTTACGTTAAAAAAAACAAAAGATGTAGATAAAAAACCAGTACCTAAGTAA
- the obgE gene encoding GTPase ObgE, translated as MFVDKVSVFVKGGDGGNGMVAYRREKYVPKGGPAGGDGGKGADVVFEVDEGLRTLMDFRYQRHFKATRGEHGRPKSQHGRNADDMVVRVPPGTTVLNEETKETIADLTVHGQRAVIAKGGRGGRGNSRFATATNPAPEIAENGEPGEEKNVVLELKVLADVGLVGFPSVGKSTLLSVVTSAKPKIADYHFTTITPNLGVVETDDHRSFVMADLPGLIEGAHQGVGLGHQFLRHIERTKVIVHVIDMSALEGRDPYDDFLKINDELKQYNLRLLERPQIIVANKMDMPDSEENLVAFKEKLTEDYPVFPISAVTRQGLRQLLLAVADKVDQTPEFPLYEKEEIKSRVMYRHEKAEEPFKISRDDDGAFVLSGEAVEKLFKMTDITRDESIRRFSRQLRGMGVDEKLRERGAQDGDIVRLLEFEFEFVE; from the coding sequence ATGTTTGTAGATAAAGTTAGTGTGTTTGTTAAAGGTGGAGACGGCGGAAATGGTATGGTTGCTTACCGTCGTGAAAAATATGTACCAAAAGGTGGCCCTGCTGGTGGAGATGGTGGAAAAGGGGCAGATGTAGTATTTGAAGTGGACGAAGGATTGCGTACATTAATGGATTTCCGATACCAGCGTCATTTTAAAGCTACAAGAGGAGAGCATGGACGACCAAAAAGTCAACACGGGCGAAATGCTGATGATATGGTTGTTCGTGTTCCGCCTGGTACAACGGTATTAAATGAAGAAACAAAAGAAACCATAGCAGATCTAACTGTGCATGGACAACGCGCTGTCATCGCTAAAGGTGGTCGAGGTGGTCGCGGAAACTCAAGATTTGCAACAGCTACAAATCCTGCTCCTGAAATTGCGGAGAACGGTGAACCAGGAGAAGAGAAAAATGTAGTGTTGGAACTTAAAGTATTAGCAGATGTTGGTTTGGTAGGGTTTCCTAGTGTAGGGAAATCAACGCTTCTATCTGTTGTGACATCAGCAAAACCGAAAATTGCTGATTATCATTTTACTACGATTACACCAAATCTAGGGGTCGTAGAGACAGATGATCATCGAAGCTTTGTGATGGCAGATTTACCAGGATTAATTGAAGGGGCTCACCAAGGAGTAGGATTAGGACATCAATTTCTACGACATATTGAAAGAACAAAGGTCATCGTCCATGTCATTGATATGTCTGCTCTTGAAGGTCGAGACCCATATGATGATTTCCTAAAGATTAATGATGAGCTCAAACAATATAATTTACGATTACTTGAACGTCCACAAATTATTGTTGCTAATAAAATGGACATGCCGGATTCAGAAGAAAATTTAGTCGCTTTTAAAGAAAAACTAACAGAAGATTATCCAGTATTTCCAATTTCAGCGGTAACAAGACAAGGGTTAAGACAGTTATTATTAGCTGTCGCTGACAAAGTGGACCAAACTCCAGAATTTCCTTTATATGAAAAAGAGGAAATCAAGTCAAGAGTCATGTATCGCCATGAAAAAGCAGAGGAACCATTTAAGATTTCACGAGATGATGATGGTGCTTTTGTTCTATCAGGTGAAGCTGTTGAAAAGCTCTTTAAGATGACAGATATCACCCGTGATGAATCCATTCGACGCTTCTCAAGACAACTTAGAGGAATGGGTGTCGATGAAAAACTTCGAGAGCGTGGAGCTCAAGATGGAGATATTGTCCGTTTATTAGAATTTGAATTTGAATTCGTTGAGTAA
- a CDS encoding IscS subfamily cysteine desulfurase — translation MMIYLDYSATTPMSDQALHIYTKVAQEHFGNPNSLHDFGLISNEIVSHSRKIIAQLINGEERGIYFTSGGSESNFLSLLSLSKAKKGKHIITTEIEHPSVLNTFLWLADSGFDVSYLPVNQYGEIEMDVLKNTIREDTILVSIGHSNAELGTLQDIETIGKYLQERNILFHSDCVQSFGKIPIDVQKSHLDCITISGHKIYGPKGIGACYINPKVRWRPLLENGTHESGFRQGTLNVPAVAAFATATEEISKEMNAEAARLSSLKELFLGLINNDFCVLEGHPNKRLPHHISLRIKGIEGQYVMLECNRRGIAISTGSACKVGQSDPPKSMIATGKTTGEAHEFIRITLGKHTTEQDIRTTATCLNEIIAAYFS, via the coding sequence ATCATGATTTATTTAGATTATTCAGCAACAACACCTATGTCTGATCAGGCTCTACACATTTATACAAAAGTAGCTCAAGAGCATTTTGGTAACCCAAATAGTTTACATGACTTTGGACTCATATCTAATGAAATTGTTTCACATTCAAGGAAGATAATCGCTCAATTAATTAATGGTGAAGAACGTGGAATTTATTTTACAAGTGGGGGATCAGAAAGTAATTTTTTATCACTCCTCTCCCTCTCTAAAGCCAAAAAAGGAAAACATATCATTACTACAGAAATTGAACATCCCTCTGTTCTAAATACGTTTTTATGGCTTGCTGACTCTGGTTTTGATGTTTCATACCTTCCAGTAAATCAGTATGGCGAAATTGAAATGGATGTGCTCAAGAATACAATACGAGAAGATACAATCCTTGTTTCCATCGGTCATTCAAATGCAGAGTTAGGTACGTTGCAAGATATTGAAACCATCGGGAAGTATTTACAGGAGAGGAACATTCTTTTTCATAGTGACTGTGTCCAATCTTTCGGAAAAATACCAATAGATGTTCAAAAATCTCATCTTGATTGTATTACGATTTCTGGACATAAAATTTATGGTCCAAAAGGAATTGGTGCATGTTATATTAATCCTAAAGTAAGGTGGAGACCGTTGCTAGAAAACGGGACACATGAATCAGGATTTAGACAAGGAACGCTCAATGTTCCAGCAGTAGCTGCTTTTGCAACAGCAACTGAAGAGATATCAAAAGAAATGAATGCTGAAGCGGCACGCCTCTCTTCTCTTAAAGAACTATTCCTTGGACTAATTAACAACGACTTTTGTGTATTAGAAGGTCATCCAAACAAGAGGCTACCTCATCACATTTCCTTACGCATAAAAGGAATTGAAGGTCAATACGTCATGCTTGAATGCAATCGCAGAGGAATAGCAATATCCACGGGTAGTGCCTGCAAGGTTGGACAATCTGACCCACCTAAATCTATGATAGCAACTGGAAAAACAACTGGAGAGGCACATGAATTTATAAGAATTACATTAGGAAAACATACAACCGAACAGGATATACGTACGACAGCCACTTGTTTAAATGAAATCATAGCTGCCTATTTTAGCTAG
- a CDS encoding ACT domain-containing protein gives MLTEAMQKTLEAKALLQTGKAKKISEAVHTVGLSRSAFYKYKDGIFPFHTMVKESIITFSILLEDRAGALSELLSIVAFSKANVLTINQTIPLQGRANITLSLDTAPMELDVREFVRTIHELDTVEKIEVIGSGS, from the coding sequence ATGTTAACCGAAGCCATGCAAAAAACGCTAGAAGCAAAAGCGTTGCTCCAAACTGGAAAAGCCAAAAAAATAAGTGAGGCTGTTCATACGGTTGGATTAAGCAGAAGTGCTTTTTATAAATATAAAGATGGCATATTCCCATTCCATACGATGGTTAAGGAAAGCATTATTACTTTTTCTATATTGTTAGAAGACCGAGCAGGTGCTCTTTCTGAGTTATTATCAATTGTAGCTTTCTCCAAAGCAAATGTGTTAACGATAAACCAAACCATCCCATTACAAGGGCGCGCAAATATTACATTATCACTTGATACTGCCCCGATGGAATTAGATGTTCGAGAGTTTGTAAGGACGATTCATGAACTTGATACAGTTGAAAAAATAGAAGTGATAGGCTCGGGTTCATAA